The Pseudomonas fluorescens nucleotide sequence TAGAAGCTTGTCACTTGCCGCTGGAGGCGTTAGCCGACCCGATAGTTTGGCGCTTCTTTGGTGATTTGAACGTCATGCACATGGGACTCGGCCATGCCGGCACCGGTGATGCGCACGAATTCAGGCTTGGTGCGCATCTCTTCGATGTTGGCGCTGCCGGTGTAACCCATCGAGGAACGCAGGCCGCCCATCAACTGGTGGATGATCGCGGTCAGGGTGCCCTTGTATGGCACGCGGCCTTCGATACCTTCCGGTACCAGCTTCTCGGCGCCGGCCGAGGAGTCCTGGAAGTAACGGTCGGAGGAACCCTGGGCCTGGGACATGGCGCCCAGCGAACCCATGCCGCGGTAAGCCTTGTAGGAACGGCCCTGGAACAGCTCGATCTCGCCCGGGGCCTCTTCGGTACCGGCGAACATCGAACCCATCATCACAGCCGAGGCACCAGCAACGATGGCCTTGGACAGGTCACCGGAGAAGCGGATGCCGCCGTCGGCGATCAGCGGGATGCCAGTGCCTTCAAGGGCAGCGGCGACATTGGCGATGGCGCTGATCTGCGGCACGCCGACACCGGCGACGATACGGGTGGTGCAGATCGAGCCTGGGCCGATACCGACCTTGACGGCGTCAGCGCCAGCTTCGGCCAGGGCCTTGGCAGCCGCGCCGGTGGCGATGTTGCCGCCGATGACCTGAACCTGCGGGAAGTTCTCCTTGACCCAGCGAACGCGATCGATCACGCCCTTGGAGTGACCGTGAGCGGTGTCGACCACCACCACGTCAACGCCAGCGGCAACCAGCGCCGATACGCGATCACCGGTGTCTTTGCCGGTACCGACCGCAGCACCGACGCGCAGGCGACCCTGGTCGTCCTTGCTCGCCAGCGGGTAGGCCTTGGCTTTTTCGATGTCGTTGACGGTCATCATGCCTTTGAGGGCGAATGTGTCGTCGACGATCAGCACGCGCTCGATGCGGTGCTTGTGCAGCAGTTCGCGGGCTTCGTTCTTGTCGGCGCCTTCCTTGACCGTGACCAGGCGTTCTTTAGGCGTCATCACTTCACGGACGGTGGCATCCAGACGGTTTTCGAAGCGTACGTCGCGGGAGGTGACGATGCCGACCAGGTCGCCATTGTGCAGCACCGGAACGCCGGAGATGTTGTTCAGCCGGGTCAGTTCGAACAGGTCACGTACCGTGGCGTCAGCCTCGATGGTGATCGGGTCCTTGACCACGCCAGCCTCGAACTTCTTGACCTTGCGCACTTCGGCAGCCTGCTGCTCGATGGTCATGTTCTTGTGGATGATGCCGATGCCGCCTTCCTGGGCCATGGCAATGGCCAGACGGGCTTCGGTCACGGTATCCATGGCGGCGGAAACCAACGGAATATTCAGCTCGATGCCACGGGTCAAACGGGTCTTGAGACTGACTTCATTGGGTAGCACCTCTGAATAACCAGGCACTAGGAGAATGTCGTCGAAGGTCAGGGCTTCTTGGCTGATACGCAGCATCGCGGGGGCTCCCGGGCGGGAAAAATGGAAGCGCGCCATTATACTCATCCCGTGCCCTTCGCTCAATGCAAAGATGGGCCTTCGGTCAGTTACCTTCGCGGGTTACCTTCACCACGGCCACCGGCTGGTCCAGCCAATCGGCGAAGTTATCCAGAAAAGCCTGCTTGAAGCCCGCTGCGCTCCAGTTATTGAAGATGAAACCGAGGTTGGAAAACGCACAGGGCTGAAGGAACAGAAAACCGTTGATGTCGTCTTCATGGCCGCACAGCGGGCAAACGAAGTTTTCCGTGCGTGCGGGCATCCAGTCTTCCAGGCTCTCGAACAGCGCCACGCCAACTTCCTTGCGGCATTCGGCGCAGCCGGCCTCTTCGAGAAAGCCTTCGGTGGGGGTATAGATGCAGCGCTTGGTAATCACCTCAAGGCCGTTGACCGGATGACCGAACGGCAGCAGCTCGGGCCGCTCGACAACTTTGCGCGCCCCTTCGGCGATGGCGTAGGCCATGCGGTTGCCGGTACTACCGCAGGTGCTCAGTTGCTCCTCGATGACTTTTTCGCGCACCAGCCAGCGCAGGATCGCCCGGGCGCGGGCCTCATGGACGGGGACGGTGGAAATCTTCGGGACAATAATGTTCTGGGTCGTCATCACAGCGGCCAAACAGGTTCAAAGATGCCAGTTTACCTCACTCAGGTAGCGGCCGATCAGGGCAATGCCGCTGGCCAGCACCAGCCAGGTGACCAGGCGCACGAAGGTTTCGCGCGACATGTTCAGGGTCAGGCGCCGGCCCAGGTACAGCCCGGCCAGCATCATCGGCAACAAGCACAGCGCCAGCAGCAACAGCGGCAGGTCGGCATACACGCCGGCAATCAGGAACAGGCTCAGGCGTACCACGGTGCTGCAACTGATCAGCGCGCTCTGCGTGGCCCGTGCCTGCTCCTTGGAGGGCAGCCGGGCATTGAGGTAGAGGGCATATAGAAAGCCGCCGCTGCCGAACAAAGCACCGAACAGGCCGCCCACCGTGCCCATCGGCACTGACCAGGCCGCCGACAGCTGCGCCGGCTTGACCTTCACCGCCAGGCTGTAGAGGGCATAGGCGCTGATAAACAGCCCCATCAGCAGCAGCAACAGATCGGACTTGAGGTTGAGCAGGAATACCACCCCGAGGGTACAACCCAGCGCCATGCACGGCAGCAGGCGCATCAGTTCCGGGCGCGCTACCGCTTTGCGCGCCGGCAGCCAGTTGCCGAAGGCGGCGACGAAATCCAGCAATACCAGCAAAGGGATGATCCGCGACAGCGGCATGAAGTTGATCAGCACGGGGCCGGCCACCAGTGCGGTGCCGAAGCCGGCGATACCGAAGACGACATAGGCAGCGCCAATACCCAGCAGGATCGGCAGCCAGTCGAGGGTGGTAAACGGCAATTGGGCAAACAGGGTCGAGAGCATGACGGTCTTCACCAATGGATGTGTGGAAACTTTAGCCAGCGGCAAGCCATGCCGACTAATATGCAATTACCTTACAAGCCATCTTGAAACGGCATAGCTGCAATGATCTCTACCCGTCAGTTGCGTTACTTCGTCGAAATTGCCGAAAGCGGAAGCTTCAGTGCCGCCGCCGAGCGACTGTTCATTGCCCAGTCGGCCCTGAGCCGGCAGGTCAAGGAGCTGGAGTCGCAACTCGACACCCTGCTGTTCGAGCGCACTGCCCGCCAGCCGCGACTCACCGCAGCGGGCCAGGCTTTTTTGCCGCGGGCGCGGACCTTGCTGGTGGACCTGGAAAAAGCCCAACGCCTGGCCCGTGAGGTCGGCCAGGGCGTGCGCGGCAGTCTGCGCCTGAGTCACTCGAGCACCGTGCCGCTGACCGGGCATTTGCTGGCGCGGCTCAGTGGCTATCTGAATGACAACCCCGGGGTGTCAATGGAGATCGCCCAGCAATCCTCCGAGGCGCAACTTGAGGAGCTGGCCGAGGGTCGCCTGGAGCTCGGCCTGCTGCGCTTGCCGGTGTTGCGTCAGCATGAGGGGCTGTGTGTTCAGCCATTGTTCGAAGAGCCTTTGCTGCTGGCGGTCGCCGAAGGTCATCCCTTGGCCGGGGAAAGCAGCGTTACCCTGGCGCAGTTGCGCGATGAGCGGTTTATCTCCATCCCCCACCGCCAGCGCGGCGGGTTGAGCTACCTGTCTGCCGAGCTGTGCATGGCTGCGGGGTTCTTCCCACAGGCAGCGCGGGTGGTGTCGCGCAAGACTACCCAGTTGCAGTTGATCCAGGCGGGCTTTGGCGTGGCCCTGCTGCCGCAGTGCATGCAGGAGATTGCCCCGGCTTCGCTGCGGTTCATCGCCTTGGCGGATGAGGGCTGCAGCAGCACGGTGGCGCTGGCCTATCGGCGTGATGCCGGGGCGCTGGTAGAGCAATTCGTCCTGAACATGGGGGCTGGCCTTGCCAGCGATGAAGACAGCGCCGAGCCGCTGCCACCCCGGCACCACAATCCTTTATGATGCAGCCCATGATCAAAGACCCCTTCGAAAGACTCGGCCTGGACCGCGAAGTCCTGACCGTCAGCCAACTCAACGGCCGCGCCCGGGTGCTGCTGGAAGACGTGTTCCGCAATGTCTGGGTCGAAGGCGAGATCTCCAACCTCGCCCGCCCGGCCTCCGGTCACGTCTACTTCACCCTCAAGGACAGCGGCGCCCAGGTGCGCTGTGCGCTGTTTCGGCAGAACGCCGCGCGGGTCCGCCAGGCCCTGCGTGATGGCCTGGCGGTCAAAGTGCGCGGCAAGGTCTCGCTGTTCGAGGGCCGTGGCGACTATCAACTGATCCTCGACACCGTCGAGCCGGCCGGCGACGGAGCCCTGCGCCTGGCCTTCGAAGCGCTGAAAGAAAAACTCGGTGCCGAAGGCCTGTTCAGTGCCGAGAACAAACGCGCCCTGCCCGCTCACCCGCAACGCATCGGCATCGTCAGCTCGCCCACTGGCGCAGTGATCCGCGACATCATCAGTGTGTTCCGCCGCCGTGCGCCGCAGGTCGAGTTGACCCTGATCCCCACCGCCGTGCAGGGCCGCGAAGCCATCAAGCAGATCGTCCGCGCCCTGCAACTGGCCGACAGTCGCAGCTTCGACGCGCTGATCCTGGCCCGCGGCGGCGGCTCGCTGGAAGACCTCTGGTGCTTCAACGAAGAAGCCGTGGCTCGCGCCATCGCTGCCTGCAAGACGCCGATCGTCAGCGCCGTCGGCCATGAAACCGATGTCTCGATCAGTGACTTCGTCGCCGACGTGCGCGCCCCGACGCCGTCCGCCGCCGCCGAGCTGCTGGCCCCGGACAGCAGCGACCTGCAACGACGCATCGACAGCCTCAAGCGCCGCCTGCTGCTGCGCATCCAGAGCCGCCTGACCCACGACCGCCTGCGCCTGGACAGCCTGACCCGGCGCCTGCGCCACCCGGGCGAACGCCTGCGCCAGCAGGCCCAGCGCCTGGATGACCTGGACATGCGCCTGCGCCGCGCCTTCGAGCAGCGCCTGAACCAGCGCCGCGAACGCCTCGCGCGCCTGGACACACGCCTGGCCGCGCAACACCCAGGACGCACCCTGGCCCTGCTCAAGCAGCGCCTGGACAGCCTCGCCGAACGCCTGCCACGGGCCATGCGCGAGACCCTCAAGGACCGCCGCCAGCGCCTGCAAGCGCAAGTCCAGACCCTGCACGTGGTCAGCCCCCTGGCGACCCTGGGCCGTGGCTACAGTATCTTGCTCGACGAGCGCGGCCAGGCCATCCGCACTGCCGCCCAGACCCACAACGGCCAGCGCCTGACCGCCCGCCTGGGCGAGGGTGAACTGCAGGTGCGGGTCGAAGACAACCACCTGACTCCGGTCACGCTCTCTTTACTGGACTGAATCATGCCTCGTCTATTTGCCCCCCTGTTGCTGCTGTGCCTGGCGTTTGCCAGCAGCGCCCAGGCCAGCTACATCACCCGCCAGTTGAACAAGCCGGTGCCTGGCGGCGTCGCCGTCGTCGACCTGGGCCCGGCCGCCACGGCCCCGAGCGCACGCTTTGATGGCAAGCCAGTGCTGGTGGTCAGGGAGCAGGACACCTGGCTGGCCATCGTCGGCCTGGCGCTGACGCAAAAGCCCGGTACTGCGCAGCTCACCCAGGGCACCCGCACCCTGAGCTTCAACGTCGGCAGCAAGAAGTACCCGGAGCAGCGCATCACCTTGAAGAACAAACGCCAGGTCAACCCCAACCCGGCCGACCTCAAGCGCATCGACGCCGAGCTTGCCGAGCAGATCAAGGCCTACCGCAGCTTCAGCCCCAGCCTGCCGAGCAACCTGATCCTCGACAAGCCGGTCAACGGCCCGCTGTCGAGCAAGTTCGGCGTGCGCCGTTTCTTCAACGGCGAAGAACGCAACCCGCACGCCGGCCTGGATTTCGCCGTACCCGCGGGCACACCGATCAAGACCCCGGCCAACGGCAAGGTGATCCTCATCGGCAATTACTTCTTCAACGGCAACACGGTGTTCGTCGACCACGGCCAGGGCTTTATCAGCATGTTCTGCCACATGTCGAAGATCGACGTGAAACCCGGCCAGCAATTGAGTCGCGGCGCCGTGGTTGGCCGCGTCGGCTCGACCGGTCGTGCCACCGGCCCGCACATGCACTGGAACGTCAGCCTCAATGATGCACGGGTCGATCCGGCAATTTTCATCGGTGCCTTCCAGCCCTGACGCCGGTTTGCGCCATTCAAAAAGACCGCGCAACTGGCGCGGTCTTTTTATTCATGAAGCGCCATAAAATCTCGACAATCTGCATTTTTTAAGCATTTATCTCAATTTTTTCGCAAGGCTTGCCATCTTTAACCCCACTGGTTAGGGTTGAAGCCATGAAAACCTTTCAGACCCTCATCCTGCTTCGTCAACATCGCAGCCTCTGCCTGGTCAGTGCACGACTACCAAGCTGAATCGCGTCGCCTCGCCTTTTCATCTCGTTTTCGTTCGGCGGGCCCCTTTCAAGGCCGCACATTCAAGGATTGCTTTCATGACCATGCTCAAAGACCCTTCGAAAAAATACAGCGCCTTCGCGACCGTCAACTTGCCGGACCGCACCTGGCCTTCGAAGACCATCACCCAGGCGCCGATCTGGTGCAGCTCGGACCTGCGCGATGGCAACCAGTCGTTGATCGAGCCAATGGATGCGGTGAAGAAGCTGCGTTTCTGGAAAACCCTGGTCAGCGTTGGCGTCAAGGAAATCGAAGCCTCGTTCCCGTCCGCTTCGCAAACCGACTTCGACTTCGTCCGTACCCTGATCGAAGATGGCCACATCCCGGATGACACCACCATCCAGGTGCTGACCCAGGCCCGTGAAGACTTGATCGCGCGCACCTTCGAATCCCTGCGCGGGGCGAAAAAGGCCATCGTTCACCTGTACAACGCCACCAGCCCGTCGTTCCGCCGGATTGTCTTCAACCAGGACAAGCAAGGGGTGAAAGACATCGCGGTGAACGCGGCGAAACTGTTCGTCAAATATGCCGCCCAGCAGCCGCAAACCCAGTGGACTTTCCAGTACTCGCCAGAGACCTTCAGCGCCACCGAACTGGAGTTCGCCAAGGAAGTCTGTGATGCGGTGATCGAGGTGTGGAACCCGACCCCCGAGCACAAGATCATCCTCAACCTGCCGGCCACCGTCGAAGTCTCGACGCCGAACATCTACGCCGACCAGATCGAGTGGTTCGGCCGCAACGTCAAGCGCCGCGACAGTGTGATCATCAGCCTGCACACCCACAACGACCGTGGCACCGGCGTTGCCGCCACCGAACTGGGCCTGATGGCCGGCGCCGACCGTGTCGAAGGCTGCCTGTTCGGTAACGGCGAGCGCACCGGCAACGTCGACCTGGTGACCCTGGCGTTGAACCTCTACACCCAGGGCATCAACCCTGAGCTGGATTTCTCCGACATCGACGGCGTGCGCAAGGTAGTCGAGGAGTGCAACCAGATTCCCGTGCACCCACGTCATCCGTACGTTGGCGACCTGGTTCACACCGCCTTCTCCGGCTCGCACCAGGACGCCATCCGCAAAGGCTTCACCCAGCAGAAGGATGACGCCAAGTGGGAAGTGCCGTACCTGCCGATCGACCCGGCCGATATCGGCCGCAGCTACGAGGCGGTCATTCGCGTCAACAGCCAGTCGGGCAAGGGCGGTATCACCTACCTGCTCGAACAGGAGTACGGCATCAGCCTGCCACGGCGCATGCAGATCGAGTTCAGCCAGGTGGTACAGGGTGAAACCGACCGTTTGGGCCTGGAGATGACTGCCCAGCAGATCCACTCGCTGTTGCACCGCGAGTACCTGCAAGCCAACTCGCCGTACGCGCTGGTCAGCCATCGCCTGCAGGAAGAGAACGGCCACAGCGCGGTGGAAGTGGAAGTCGCCGGTGAAGGCGAAACCACCCTGCACTGGCGCGGCAAGGGCAACGGTGCCCTCGAAGCCCTGGTGGCCGGCTTGCCGATCGCCGTGGAAATCATGGACTACAACGAGCATGCCATCGGCGCCGGTACCAACGCCAAGGCAGCGGCCTACATCGAACTGCGCGTGGCCGGTGGTCGTCCGGTGCATGGCGTGGGCATCGATGAAAACATCACCACCGCCAGCTTCAAGGCGCTGTTCAGCGCCCTGAACCGTTCGTTGAGCCAGCAGGCAGCCAAGGCGGCCTGAGCCGCGAGCTGAGCCAACGCTGCATCTGAAGTGCCCGCCTCCTTACCGAGGCGGGCACTTTCGTTTGTGCCGGTGAAAATCGCCGCTCAGCTTGTCGGCAACCCCCGGTATACTCCCCTCCTCGCTTTACCTTGCGCTGTGCGCACATCATGAAAGGACACTCGATGAGCAACTACCTCGAGCGGGCACTGAGCGGCCTGCGCACCATCGGCATCAACCTCGTTCGCCCCGTTCAGGACGCTCCGGTCCTGGTGTTGCTCGACCGCATAGCACAGTACGACTCCACCAAAGTCACCTCCATCGCCACCGTCCTGCAGCAGTCCACTGCCTTCAACAGCATGGTTCGCGAGCAGATCGAGGGCATGGACATCTCAACCCGTTTCATGGACATCACCCAGAGCTTCACCTCGATCCGCGAAGACGCCGCGGCCATGGCCGGCTGGATGGATGACGGGCGTCTGGACAGCATGGAAAAGCTCAAGCTGGCGTGGATGAACGTGCGCCGCGGATCGATCCCCAGCCGCTTCAACGATATTCGCGACAACTACCTGCAGGTGTGCAAGTCGGCCAACGACCAGATCAGCCGCGAAAACGTGATCCTCGAGTCTTACATGGACTTTCGCATGGCCATGAAGGCTGCCGAGGTCGAAGCCCAGCAGGTGCTGGCCATTGCCGGCCAGGCCCTGGAGCAGCGTACAGTCGAACTGAACGAGGCGAACCAGCAGGTCGCCGCTGCCGAATCAGCCGAGCCTGCCCAGCGCGCCGCCCTGGAACTGCGCCGCGATGAAGCCGTGCGTGCTGTGCAGGACGAGGACAAACGCTACCAGATCATCAAGGACATCGCCGATGACCTGAAGGTCGGTTACAACACCGCCGAGATGGTCTTTGCCCGGATCAATCAGGTGCATGTGATCAAGGAGCGCCAGTACCAGCGCATGGTCTCGTTCTTCTCGACCAATGAGGTTGTGCTCACCGGCCTTGCCGTTTCGTTCACCGCCAACAGTGGCCTGGCTGAGGCGACCCACACCCTCAACGCCACCACCGACGGTATCAGCAAGGGCCTCGAAGCCCTGGGCAGCACGGGCAACCAGCAGCTCGAAGCGGCGGTCAAGGCCAGCTACGGCTCGACCATCAAGGTCGATTCGGTGCGTGCCCTGGCCGATGCCACGCTGTCGTTCCAGACCGATATGAACGGCCTCACCGAAACCTACCGGGCAGAATCGAGCAACGCCTCGCGCGACATCGCTGCTGCGGTCGAGGATGCCAAACGCAAATTCGCCGCGCTGCTCAGCAAGGCGGCCTGATGCGCAGTATTCCACTCTCCGAACAGCTCGGAGCGATGGCCTTCGTCGACGAATTGCGCCATCAGCAGATGCAGGTCCAGGAACACCTGGACTTGCCCAAGCGCCGCGCCGAAGTCGCGGCGCGTATTCGGGCTTATTACCAGAGCCACAACATCGCTTTCGACGAGGCCTTGATCGACCAGGGCGTGCGCGACTTCTTTGCCCGCCGCCTGATGTTCGAAGCACCACCGCTGAGCTGGCGGCAAAAGTTGCTGAGCAAGGCATCGATGGCGCGCAGCCAACTGGTCAAGCTGGTCCTGGCGATCATCGCCGCAGCGTTGATCACTCAGTGCACACGTATCGTCCATGACAGCGGCATTACGATCGAGATTGAAAACAGTGCCCGTGACCTGCGCGGGCATGATGAAGACGTGCGTAGCGAAATCCAGCTCAAGCACAAGCAGCTTGAGCAGTGGCAGCAAAAAGCTTTGGCCCAGCCCGATGCCGCCGTCAGCCGCATCCTCGATCAGGTCCGGCAAACCTTGCCGCCGCTGGATCAGACTTTTGCCAGCGATGTGCCGCAGTTCGTGCACAAGACCAACCGCGACAGCGTCAAGGCCCTGGTCGAGAAACATCAGGCGCAGATCAAACAGGCCCGCAATGCCTTGTACTCGGCCAGGTCTGCCTTGAGCACGGTTGAGGGCATCTACGAACAGCGCGACAAACTGGCCAGGCTCTTGGCGATGCCGGCCTACACCGAAGGCCTCAAGCCGTTCCCCAACCTCAAGGAACTGGCCAGTTCGGCTGACCAGCAACTGCAGCAAGTCACCGATAGCGATACGCTCAAAGTGGCCGGCAACCAAGTCAGCAAACTGGATCTTGAGATCGACCGCATCCGTTATTGGCTCGAACAGATGACCCTGCGCGATCAGTTGCAGCAGCGCCTGCAAGCGATGCCGCTGGCCGCCGGTGACCGCGCACAACTGCAAGCGCTGCTCGCGCAAGCCAACAACAGCTTGCATGACCAGAACGTCAGCCAAGTCCGCACTCAACTTCAGCACCTCAAGCAGATGCTAGACTTCGCCGCCCTGCCATTGACCATGCAGATCGTTGACCGCACTGGCGTCAAGTCCGGGGTCGAGCGTTGCTACGACCCCGCCGGCTGCAACCACGGCGAGGACACCGACAAGGGCAAGAGCTGGTTCCTGGTGGTCGAGGCCACCGACGCAGGCGGCATCAGCGCGCAAGTGCCGGTCACCAGTTCCGAAACCGGCAACCAACGCTGGACCCGCTTGTTCGCCGTACGTGTGAGCCAGGCCGAATACCTCAAGGTCAAAGTGGACAAGCTCGACGATGGCCATATCGACGACCGCCTGATAGGCAGCAAGGCTGCCAACTCGCTGACCCTGCGCTTCAACCAGCGCACCACGGGCAACCCTGACATGATCATGGACTGGTGAACACATGACCCCTTCTACCCTCACCGGCACCGTTGCCCAGAACGCCCGCAGCAGCGAGGCGTTACTGCGCAGCGCCGAGCAACTGCTGTCGACCCTGAGCGATCAGGAAGCGCGCCTGGAACAGGACATCCTTACCCGGCTGAGCAACATCGCCACGCTCAAGCTCGAACATCGCCCAGCCCTGGACCAGGACACCCTGGTGCAACTGCAGGCACGCCAGGACGCCGAAGCGCAACTGCGCGCCGAGCTCGCCCGGGTCGAAACCGATATTGCCGTGTCGCTGGCCGACCAGCACGCCGTGCGCAGTCGCATTGACAGCATCGACCGCGAGGTCAAGGATCAACTGGCGCTCGAGCCTGGCTGGTGCGAGCTGGGCGAGCAGTTGCGGGCCGCGCAAGAGGCCAACAGCGAAGCGATCACCGGCTATCAGGAGATCCGTCAGGAGTGCGTCGACAAGCTGCCTTCGTACAGCGCCAACCCGATCTACTACCACTTGCTCAAGCGCGATTACGGCACTGAACAGTACCGCTACAACTTCCTGCACCGCTGGCTCGACAATAAGTTGGCCAAGCGCGTCAACTTTGTGGGTAACCGCAACAACGAGCTGATACTGCGGGCCATGCAGACCCGTAACGAAGAACTGCAAGGCGAACGCCTTAGCCTGATCGCCGGGCTGCAGGACGCTGTCGAGGAGCGCCTCGCCCAGGCACGTACAGTGGCGGGCATGGACCCGCTGACCCGCGAAGACGTCACGCTGAACAAGCACATCGTCGCCGCCAAGGCCCGGGCCAACGAGCAGCATCAGCAATTGGCCAACTTTGCCGGCAAACAGGACCCGCATTACCTGCGCATCCGTCAGAACATCACCGAGCGCCTGCAGGCGCAGACCATCGAACAACTGCTGGTCGAAGTACAAAAGACTCCAGACGACAACGACGACAAGATCGCCGCCCAGCTCAAGGAGCTGTACCCGCGCCTGCGTGAGGTCCAAGACCGCCTGCCCGAGCTGCGCGACCAACATGACCGCGCCCTGCGCGACTATGAGCGGGCCAAAGAACTGGAGCGGGCGCTGCGCACCGACTATTACCGTGACAGCGACTACAGCTACCACACCACCTTGAGCATCGAGCGCCTGCTGGCCGACTACATGACCCGCGACCTCAGCCTGCACGCGCTGGAAACCGTGCTGCAAAGTGGCCGACGCCTGGTGCCGCGCAGCTCCTCGTCCAGCAGCGCTTCATCATCCAGCTGGTCGAGCTCCGGTTCCAGCAGTTCAAGCTCGAGCTCAAGTTCCAGTGATTACTCCACCTCGAGCAGCAGCGGCGGTGGCAGCTTCAGTACCTCGGACAGTTTCTGAACAGAACAAGTAAACGCCTCTGGACGAGGCGTTTTTTAAAGGTCAACGTCTGTTTCCCGCCGTGTAGTCAAAACTCCACTTACCCGTAACACCCTCGCGCTGGAATCCTTCATAAAGTACGGCCTGGTTGATCTGCTCCCAACTCAGCGGGTTGACAGCGTTGTAGTGTTTCAAAGGAACAATTTGCGGCGACGCCACTGAGGAGAGATAGACAATATCCGGCCGAACTACACGGTTGTCCTTGTCTACGAGCGGCATAAGCAGCCGATACTTGAACAACCAATCCAGCTTGGCCGCCGAGGTCATCTGATGGGCATAGACAATATGAACCTGATAAATGTGAAACCGATTGGGTCCCTTCACCGTCAGGCTGCGTTTAGTACTGATCGACTCCGACCACACTTCGTTGTACAGCGTGCTAGAAGTAATTTCAGAGCCTATATTGATAGCGCCGAAATTGATGCTGAATCCGTAACTTTGATCAATACTCGCGGTAAAGCTCTTGCTCAAGCCCTCGGTAATGGTGACCTCCCTGGTTTGCTCTGAATTTTCATAGGCAGTCACCGTATCGGCATAGACCAGATACGCAAATATCGGCCGTGTATAGGTTGCCCACGATTGCCCGCCATAGGCGACATCACCATAGGTGGTATTGCCCTTTATCCAACATCCGGGCTGCGGCGTATCCTCGCCAAACAGGTAACGATCGATTTCGTAAGAACCTTGCTTGAAAGGGAATTGTGCAATCGCAGGTGATTTCTTATTCATCATGGGCGCTCCTTGCCTCGGAATCAGTATTGCTTGCGCAGGTTGTCGCGTGCATCCAGGTCCAGACTCCACACCCCCGTGTTGATGCCGGGGGAGTGACCATCGATCAGGATCGTTTTCATCAGGCTCTCCCTTGAAAGCGGCTCCAAAAGCTGCTGATCTGTCGCGCAAGCGCCTAACTGGCTAGTTGCCACTGACGACAGGAAGTACAGGTCTGCACGCCCATCACT carries:
- the guaB gene encoding IMP dehydrogenase encodes the protein MLRISQEALTFDDILLVPGYSEVLPNEVSLKTRLTRGIELNIPLVSAAMDTVTEARLAIAMAQEGGIGIIHKNMTIEQQAAEVRKVKKFEAGVVKDPITIEADATVRDLFELTRLNNISGVPVLHNGDLVGIVTSRDVRFENRLDATVREVMTPKERLVTVKEGADKNEARELLHKHRIERVLIVDDTFALKGMMTVNDIEKAKAYPLASKDDQGRLRVGAAVGTGKDTGDRVSALVAAGVDVVVVDTAHGHSKGVIDRVRWVKENFPQVQVIGGNIATGAAAKALAEAGADAVKVGIGPGSICTTRIVAGVGVPQISAIANVAAALEGTGIPLIADGGIRFSGDLSKAIVAGASAVMMGSMFAGTEEAPGEIELFQGRSYKAYRGMGSLGAMSQAQGSSDRYFQDSSAGAEKLVPEGIEGRVPYKGTLTAIIHQLMGGLRSSMGYTGSANIEEMRTKPEFVRITGAGMAESHVHDVQITKEAPNYRVG
- a CDS encoding sugar ABC transporter ATPase; the protein is MTTQNIIVPKISTVPVHEARARAILRWLVREKVIEEQLSTCGSTGNRMAYAIAEGARKVVERPELLPFGHPVNGLEVITKRCIYTPTEGFLEEAGCAECRKEVGVALFESLEDWMPARTENFVCPLCGHEDDINGFLFLQPCAFSNLGFIFNNWSAAGFKQAFLDNFADWLDQPVAVVKVTREGN
- a CDS encoding sulfite exporter TauE/SafE family protein, producing the protein MLSTLFAQLPFTTLDWLPILLGIGAAYVVFGIAGFGTALVAGPVLINFMPLSRIIPLLVLLDFVAAFGNWLPARKAVARPELMRLLPCMALGCTLGVVFLLNLKSDLLLLLMGLFISAYALYSLAVKVKPAQLSAAWSVPMGTVGGLFGALFGSGGFLYALYLNARLPSKEQARATQSALISCSTVVRLSLFLIAGVYADLPLLLLALCLLPMMLAGLYLGRRLTLNMSRETFVRLVTWLVLASGIALIGRYLSEVNWHL
- a CDS encoding LysR family transcriptional regulator, with product MISTRQLRYFVEIAESGSFSAAAERLFIAQSALSRQVKELESQLDTLLFERTARQPRLTAAGQAFLPRARTLLVDLEKAQRLAREVGQGVRGSLRLSHSSTVPLTGHLLARLSGYLNDNPGVSMEIAQQSSEAQLEELAEGRLELGLLRLPVLRQHEGLCVQPLFEEPLLLAVAEGHPLAGESSVTLAQLRDERFISIPHRQRGGLSYLSAELCMAAGFFPQAARVVSRKTTQLQLIQAGFGVALLPQCMQEIAPASLRFIALADEGCSSTVALAYRRDAGALVEQFVLNMGAGLASDEDSAEPLPPRHHNPL
- the xseA gene encoding exodeoxyribonuclease VII large subunit: MIKDPFERLGLDREVLTVSQLNGRARVLLEDVFRNVWVEGEISNLARPASGHVYFTLKDSGAQVRCALFRQNAARVRQALRDGLAVKVRGKVSLFEGRGDYQLILDTVEPAGDGALRLAFEALKEKLGAEGLFSAENKRALPAHPQRIGIVSSPTGAVIRDIISVFRRRAPQVELTLIPTAVQGREAIKQIVRALQLADSRSFDALILARGGGSLEDLWCFNEEAVARAIAACKTPIVSAVGHETDVSISDFVADVRAPTPSAAAELLAPDSSDLQRRIDSLKRRLLLRIQSRLTHDRLRLDSLTRRLRHPGERLRQQAQRLDDLDMRLRRAFEQRLNQRRERLARLDTRLAAQHPGRTLALLKQRLDSLAERLPRAMRETLKDRRQRLQAQVQTLHVVSPLATLGRGYSILLDERGQAIRTAAQTHNGQRLTARLGEGELQVRVEDNHLTPVTLSLLD
- a CDS encoding peptidoglycan DD-metalloendopeptidase family protein, whose translation is MPRLFAPLLLLCLAFASSAQASYITRQLNKPVPGGVAVVDLGPAATAPSARFDGKPVLVVREQDTWLAIVGLALTQKPGTAQLTQGTRTLSFNVGSKKYPEQRITLKNKRQVNPNPADLKRIDAELAEQIKAYRSFSPSLPSNLILDKPVNGPLSSKFGVRRFFNGEERNPHAGLDFAVPAGTPIKTPANGKVILIGNYFFNGNTVFVDHGQGFISMFCHMSKIDVKPGQQLSRGAVVGRVGSTGRATGPHMHWNVSLNDARVDPAIFIGAFQP